A segment of the Jatrophihabitans endophyticus genome:
CGTCGGGGCCGTCGGATTCGCCGGGGTGCCGTGCGCCCGGGCCGCTGGCCGCCGGGCCGGTGGACTGGCCCGGGGACACGCTGACCGTCCGCGGTGGCGCCGGCGTCTCCTGCTACGACGGCGCGGTGCTGCTGACGGGGACGGCGACGCGGTCGGTCGCGGTGCTGGGGAGCGCGGCGCTGCTGCACAACGAGCACCTCGCCGACGAGGGCGCGGCCGCGCTCGCCGTCGATCTCGCCACCGCCGACCGGTCGCTGCACCGGGTCGTCTGGCTGCTGCCCGGCGGCGACGCCGACGGCGCCGGCCCGGCCTCGGTGTGGGACCTGTTCCCCGGCGGCGCCTACCGGGTGTTCTGGTGGCTCGTCGGCGTCGGCGTGCTCCTTGCGCTGTGGCGCGCCCGCCGGCTCGGCGGCGTCGTCGTCGAGCCGCTGCCCGTGGTCGTCCGCTCGGTCGAGCTCGTCGAGGGCCACGGCCGGCTGTACGACCGTGCCGGTGCCCGCGACCGGGCCGCCACCGCGTTGCGTGCCGCCGCGGTCCGCCGCCTCGCCGCCCGGCTCGGGCACCACGACGCCGGATCGGTGCGCTCCGGCGCGGCCCCCGGCGACCCGGTCGCCCTCGTCGCGGCGCTCGCACCGCTCACCCGCCGTACCCCGGCCGAGGTGCACGCGCTGCTCGCCGGCCCCGTCCCCGCCGACGACGCCGCCCTCGTCCGCCTCGCGACCGGACTCGACGAGCTGGAGGCCGCCGTCGGCGGCGCACTCACGGAAGGGAACCGATGACCGAGCAGCAGCAGGCACCGGCAGCAGACCCCGACGCCGCGCACGCGGCCCTCGTCCGGCTGCGCGGCGAGGTCGGCAAGGCGGTGGTCGGGCAGGACGCCGCGGTCACCGGCGTGCTCATCGGGTTGCTGTGCCGCGGCCACGTCCTCATCGAAGGGGTGCCCGGGACGGCGAAGACCCTACTGGTCCGCGCGCTCGCCGCGGCCCTCGACCTCACCACCACGCGCATCCAGTTCACCGCGGACCTCATGCCCGGCGACGTCACCGGCTCGCTCGTCTACGACGCCGCGACGAGCCGCTTCGCGTTCCGCGAGGGGCCGGTCTTCACGAACCTGCTGCTCGCCGACGAGATCAACCGGACGCCGCCGAAGACGCAGTCCGCGCTGCTGGAGGCGATGGAGGAGCGGCAGGTGACGGTGGAGGGCACGCCGCGCCCGCTGCCCGACCCGTTCTGCGTGATCGCGACCCAGAACCCCGTCGAGTACGAGGGCACCTACCCGCTGCCCGAGGCACAGCTCGACCGCTTCCTGGTCAAGGTGATGATGCCGCTGCCGGACCGGGAGACGGAGAACCGCGTGGTGGCCGCGCACGCGGCGGGCTTCGACCCGCGCGACCTCGCCGGTGCCGGCGTGCGGCCGGTGGCGTCCGCCGCCGACCTCGCCGCCGCGGCCGCCGCGATCCGTCGCACCCACGTCGACCCCGCCGTCCTGCAGTACCTCGTCGAGCTCGCCCGCGCGACGCGCGAGGCACCGGCCGTGACGTTGGGGGCGTCGCCGCGCGGCGCGACCGCTCTGCTCGCCACTTCGCGGGCGTGGGCGTGGCTCGCCGGTCGCGACTACGTGACGCCCGACGACGTGCAGTCGCTGGTGCGTCCGACGTTCCGGCACCGACTGCAGCTGCGTCCGGAGGCCGAGATCGAGGGCGTCACGGTCGACGGTGTGCTCGAGACGGTGCTCGCGACCGTCCCCGCGCCGCGCTGAGGGGTGATGCGGCGATGGTGATGCGGCGATGGTGATCACCGGCCGGTTCGTGGCGCTGGCCGCGCTGGGTGTAGTCCTCGCGGCGGTGTCGGCGACGGCGCTGGCCGCATACGCCGGCGCACTCGTCGTCGTCGCCGTGGTGGACCTCGCGCTCGCCGGCCGGATCGCCGGCTTGCGGCTGCGGCGGGAGCCGAGCGCGCCGGTGCGGCTCGGCGAGCGGGCCACGAGCGTCCTCGTCGTCACCAACGCCGGGCGCCGGACGGTCCGGGCCCTGGTGCGCGATGCGTGGGTGCCCTCGGCCCGGCCGTCGCCGCGGTCGCAACGCCTGGTGGTGCCGTCGGGCGAACGGCGTCGGATCACCACCGGCCTCACCCCGGTGCGGCGCGGCGAGCGGCGGGCGGCGGCGGTGACGGTCCGTTCGCGGGGTCCACTGGGGCTGGCGGCGCGGCAGCGCCGGCTCGCCGTGCCCGGCACGCTGCAGGTGCTGCCGGCGTTCGCGTCGCGGCGCTTCCTGCCCGAGAAGCTGTCCCGGCTGCGGCAGCTCGACGGCGCCGTGCTCGTGCGCCAGCGCGGGCAGGGCAGCGAGTTCGACGCGCTGCGCGGTTACGTCGTCGGCGACGACGTCCGCTCGATCGACTGGCGGGCCACCGCCCGTTCCCGCGACCTCGTGGTGCGGACGTGGCGCCCGGAGCGGGATCGTCACGTCGTCCTCGCGATCGACACCGGCCGGGCCGCGGCCGCGCG
Coding sequences within it:
- a CDS encoding DUF4350 domain-containing protein, with the translated sequence MTAPVTVAGTAPEVSADALVRPAWRRLRFWPALVLALLVGAVAVGTVTTSPSRPLDPDSPAPAGGRALARLLAGYDTSVTRTTALATALAAARGRDGNGAAVLVADPAAYSAHQLTRLARATRRLVLVRPDDRALAAVAPGLRTSSTSGPSDSPGCRAPGPLAAGPVDWPGDTLTVRGGAGVSCYDGAVLLTGTATRSVAVLGSAALLHNEHLADEGAAALAVDLATADRSLHRVVWLLPGGDADGAGPASVWDLFPGGAYRVFWWLVGVGVLLALWRARRLGGVVVEPLPVVVRSVELVEGHGRLYDRAGARDRAATALRAAAVRRLAARLGHHDAGSVRSGAAPGDPVALVAALAPLTRRTPAEVHALLAGPVPADDAALVRLATGLDELEAAVGGALTEGNR
- a CDS encoding AAA family ATPase, which translates into the protein MTEQQQAPAADPDAAHAALVRLRGEVGKAVVGQDAAVTGVLIGLLCRGHVLIEGVPGTAKTLLVRALAAALDLTTTRIQFTADLMPGDVTGSLVYDAATSRFAFREGPVFTNLLLADEINRTPPKTQSALLEAMEERQVTVEGTPRPLPDPFCVIATQNPVEYEGTYPLPEAQLDRFLVKVMMPLPDRETENRVVAAHAAGFDPRDLAGAGVRPVASAADLAAAAAAIRRTHVDPAVLQYLVELARATREAPAVTLGASPRGATALLATSRAWAWLAGRDYVTPDDVQSLVRPTFRHRLQLRPEAEIEGVTVDGVLETVLATVPAPR
- a CDS encoding DUF58 domain-containing protein — its product is MVITGRFVALAALGVVLAAVSATALAAYAGALVVVAVVDLALAGRIAGLRLRREPSAPVRLGERATSVLVVTNAGRRTVRALVRDAWVPSARPSPRSQRLVVPSGERRRITTGLTPVRRGERRAAAVTVRSRGPLGLAARQRRLAVPGTLQVLPAFASRRFLPEKLSRLRQLDGAVLVRQRGQGSEFDALRGYVVGDDVRSIDWRATARSRDLVVRTWRPERDRHVVLAIDTGRAAAARLGDEPRLDAALDASLLLGALCARAGDRVALVAADVAVRARLGLAGGRDLLPRLVGVLAPLEASLVETDPQLLAAEVLRQVSKRSLVVLFGSLDTATDTGLVPAARLLAVRHEVVVASPADPALAALAAGRDDAAAVYGAAAAATTDAARLRVVAELRAIGVHVVDAPADVFASRVADTYLDLKAAGKL